Proteins from one Bacteroidia bacterium genomic window:
- a CDS encoding PCMD domain-containing protein — MKHFVLFIAFFAFCTLVNAQYINNNGFETWGTTTGADPTGWSSPNSIIAGFMSPPVVTKETTDFYSGLNSAKFETKSVFGYAVPGILTNGTISVNMTSTPPIAVNGGTPFTQRPASFKGYYKYTPSGSDNCLLAAVLLKRNTTTSALDTIAYAQFTNVATVSAWTQFQADFTYNLPDNPDTLQIILISSNPNAAVVGSILKVDELFLEGGTLGLNKHYLQKDVNIFPNPANDIVNIQFSYESKSETSVSMFSLVGQKVKEFTLPKGTELSSLNIRDLKKGMYFIQIQSGKDKFTQKISVE; from the coding sequence ATGAAACATTTTGTACTATTTATTGCATTTTTTGCTTTTTGTACGCTTGTTAATGCTCAGTATATTAACAATAACGGTTTCGAAACATGGGGAACAACTACAGGTGCAGATCCAACTGGTTGGTCAAGTCCTAATTCAATAATCGCAGGTTTTATGTCACCACCAGTAGTGACTAAAGAAACAACTGATTTTTATTCAGGATTAAATTCAGCAAAATTTGAAACAAAATCAGTTTTCGGATATGCTGTTCCTGGAATTTTAACTAATGGAACAATTTCAGTTAACATGACAAGTACTCCTCCTATTGCTGTTAACGGTGGTACTCCTTTCACTCAAAGACCAGCTAGTTTTAAAGGATATTATAAATATACTCCATCAGGAAGTGATAATTGTTTATTAGCTGCTGTTCTTTTAAAAAGAAACACAACAACTAGTGCATTAGATACTATAGCTTACGCTCAATTTACAAATGTTGCAACAGTTTCAGCTTGGACTCAGTTTCAGGCGGATTTCACTTATAATCTACCAGATAATCCAGATACATTGCAAATTATTTTAATTTCATCAAATCCAAATGCAGCAGTAGTTGGAAGTATACTTAAAGTTGATGAATTATTTTTAGAAGGTGGAACACTTGGTTTAAATAAACATTATTTACAAAAAGATGTAAATATTTTCCCAAACCCTGCTAATGACATTGTAAATATTCAATTCAGTTATGAATCAAAATCAGAAACTAGTGTGTCTATGTTTAGTCTGGTTGGCCAGAAAGTAAAAGAGTTTACTTTACCAAAGGGAACAGAATTAAGCAGCTTAAATATACGCGATCTTAAAAAAGGAATGTATTTTATACAGATTCAATCAGGAAAAGATAAATTTACTCAGAAAATATCAGTTGAGTAA
- a CDS encoding T9SS type A sorting domain-containing protein, with protein MKKTALIILSFIFLSNIYSQIDPLLSPYYQNGTYSVVMDSVMNSQPTDMLIFKPSTNIGGPFPTILFQPGANGAGSSYINKHSYDLYWSHLASYGYVIFVINNTSGGPNSTLFTTAHNWIKTNVNNSLSWMHNYVDLGRFVVAGHSNGGMNATDIIINRPSEIKAIIYMASYPNPGMFGFGAQNVTTYDGKVLLLNGSEDDTSVPLVGTTNSVSATAYQSKFNAVECKTRVLFNGVGHGGFGNYNNPDQPVGTIGREKATASIRHYIVSFLNSQFKYNQISYLNLSNIAVRPNSVGEFENTCSSVTNENELLFSNVNDFNLFPIPAKNNLNVSFNDNKTGSIFIYNCIGELLITNDVFDKTEITINLNNFTKGMYLINFKGNKGENITRKFVVSD; from the coding sequence ATGAAAAAAACTGCATTAATAATTTTAAGTTTTATTTTTCTGAGTAATATTTATTCTCAGATAGACCCGTTGCTTTCACCTTATTATCAAAATGGCACTTATTCAGTAGTAATGGATTCTGTTATGAATTCCCAGCCAACGGATATGCTTATTTTCAAACCTTCTACTAATATAGGGGGACCATTTCCAACAATACTTTTTCAACCAGGTGCAAATGGAGCTGGTTCGAGTTATATAAATAAACATAGCTATGATTTATACTGGTCACATCTGGCTTCTTATGGTTATGTGATTTTTGTAATAAATAATACTTCAGGAGGTCCGAATTCAACACTTTTTACAACAGCTCACAATTGGATTAAAACAAATGTTAATAATAGTTTAAGTTGGATGCATAATTATGTTGATCTTGGAAGATTTGTTGTTGCAGGTCACTCTAATGGTGGAATGAATGCAACAGATATTATAATCAATCGTCCTTCTGAAATAAAAGCTATTATTTATATGGCTTCATATCCAAATCCTGGAATGTTTGGTTTTGGTGCTCAGAATGTAACTACCTACGATGGTAAGGTGCTACTTCTTAATGGTTCTGAAGACGACACGTCAGTACCTTTAGTTGGAACTACAAATAGTGTTTCTGCAACTGCCTATCAGTCTAAATTTAATGCCGTTGAATGCAAAACCAGAGTATTGTTTAATGGAGTTGGTCATGGAGGATTTGGAAATTATAATAACCCCGACCAACCAGTAGGTACAATTGGAAGAGAAAAAGCAACTGCATCAATAAGACATTATATTGTTAGTTTTTTAAATTCACAATTTAAATATAATCAGATTAGTTATTTAAATTTAAGTAATATTGCTGTAAGACCTAATTCTGTTGGTGAGTTTGAAAATACATGCAGTTCTGTAACAAATGAAAACGAGTTGTTATTTAGTAATGTAAATGATTTTAACTTATTCCCAATTCCTGCAAAAAATAATTTAAATGTTTCATTTAATGATAATAAAACAGGTAGTATTTTTATATATAATTGTATAGGTGAATTATTAATTACAAATGATGTTTTTGATAAAACCGAGATAACAATTAACCTAAATAATTTTACTAAAGGAATGTATTTAATAAATTTTAAAGGAAATAAAGGTGAGAATATTACTCGAAAATTTGTAGTAAGTGATTAA